A window from Gopherus flavomarginatus isolate rGopFla2 chromosome 4, rGopFla2.mat.asm, whole genome shotgun sequence encodes these proteins:
- the ZFP36L2 gene encoding mRNA decay activator protein ZFP36L2 gives MSTTLLSAFYDIDFLCKSEKALTNLSSMLDKKAVGTPVTSPSSSFAPGFLRRHSTSNLQALANSSKFPSSSGCSSSSSSSSSSFGSLKETGTGGGGGGGSSSPTALLNKENKFRDRSFSENGERSQHLMQQLQQQAGKGGGGAPINSTRYKTELCRPFEESGACKYGEKCQFAHGFHELRSLTRHPKYKTELCRTFHTIGFCPYGPRCHFIHNADERRPAPGGGTAAPAAPHHHPHPPPPHPAGSTGDLRAFAPRDPPLGGGGGFAPQRGAGERPKLHHSLSFSGFSAHHQHGCGQQPGGRLEAALLESPGGSRTPPPPASASYCDELLSPPCANNAFAFSGQELGSLIAPLAIHSPSFAASPAAAAAVAAAAFYRCQQQPPPPGGSCPPPPASPPFSFQPLRRLSESPVFDAPPSPPDSLSDRESYLSGSLSSGSLSGSESPSLDSGRRLPIFSRLSISDD, from the exons ATGTCTACGACACTTTTATCTGCCTTCTACGACATCGACTTCTTGTGCAAG AGTGAAAAAGCCCTGACCAACCTGAGCAGTATGCTGGACAAGAAGGCGGTGGGGACCCCCGTGacctcccccagctccagcttCGCGCCGGGCTTTCTGCGAAGGCACTCGACCAGCAACCTGCAGGCGCTGGCCAACAGCTCCAAGTTCCCCAGCTCCTCGGGCTGCAGCTCGTCgtcctcgtcctcctcttcctcgttCGGCAGCCTGAAGGAGACGGGCACGGGCGGaggggggggcggagggagcagcagccccactgcgctgctcaACAAGGAGAACAAGTTCCGGGACCGCTCGTTCAGCGAGAATGGCGAGCGCAGCCAGCACCtgatgcagcagctgcagcagcaggcgGGGAAGGGGGGCGGCGGGGCGCCCATCAACTCCACGCGCTACAAGACGGAGCTGTGCCGGCCCTTCGAGGAGAGCGGCGCCTGCAAGTACGGCGAGAAGTGCCAGTTCGCGCACGGCTTCCACGAGCTGCGCAGCCTGACGCGCCACCCCAAGTACAAGACCGAGCTGTGCCGCACCTTCCACACCATCGGCTTCTGCCCCTACGGCCCGCGCTGCCACTTCATCCACAACGCGGACGAGCGCCGCCCCGCGCCCGGAGGGGGAACGGCCGCGCCCGCCGCCCCGCACCACCACCCGCACCCGCCGCCGCCTCACCCCGCCGGCAGCACCGGTGACCTGCGCGCCTTCGCCCCCCGGGACCCGCCTCTGGGGGGCGGCGGCGGGTTCGCGCCCCAGCGCGGCGCTGGCGAGCGGCCCAAGCTGCACCACAGCCTGAGCTTCTCCGGCTTCTCCGCCCACCACCAGCACGGCTGCGGGCAGCAGCCCGGCGGGCGCCTGGAGGCGGCGCTGCTCGAGAGCCCCGGCGGGTCCCGCACCCCGCCGCCGCCCGCCTCCGCCTCCTACTGCGACGAGCTGCTCTCGCCGCCCTGCGCCAACAACGCCTTCGCCTTCTCgggccaggagctgggcagcCTCATCGCGCCGCTCGCCATCCACAGCCCCAGCTTCGCCGCCagccccgccgccgccgccgcggtAGCTGCCGCCGCCTTctaccgctgccagcagcagccaccGCCGCCCGGGGGGAGCTGCCCGCCGCCGCCCGCCTCGCCCcccttcagcttccagcccctgcGCCGCCTCTCCGAGTCCCCCGTCTTCGACGCGCCGCCCAGCCCCCCGGACTCGCTCTCAGACCGCGAGAGCTACCTGAGCGGCTCCCTCAGCTCCGGCAGCCTGAGCGGCTCCGAGTCCCCCAGCCTGGACTCCGGCCGGCGCCTGCCCATCTTCAGCCGCCTCTCCATCTCCGACGACTAG